The sequence ACTCATGACATTCTTTTTCGCTTTGATTTTATTTAAACTGATAAGGGATAGTTTTTGTTTTGTAAGTAAATTATAAATACTCATCCTGTATGTATTCTATATTTTGTATTGAAACGTCATTTTTCAGTCGACATGACCTTTGATTGTAGACAAGGACATGAGTCTCAACAAAATCGATCAAACACTAAATGTAGAAGTATCAATTTGCTGGACAAATTAACACGGCCGGCTGGATTATTTACGTGGGAAAACAATTAAGAAACTACTGTTGAAATAGGAACCAACccgctattatatatatattaaaaatataaaacagagaCAAGAGCTTGTGTATAAAGATTCTTATATGTTCGTGAAGTGATTGTGTACGACCACTAATAAACACCTGTCATTTAGTTATCGGTCGAGTTCGCCTCTTaagcttatatgcatacatttgttttttcTCATGAAGacgccccctcacatcgaggcgtggaacggttgtagaTAGGGCGACTCGATCTCTTTGTAGCGAGGGCGACACACAAATGGAAGCCTGACTCGATTTCCAGAGCTAAGCTCTGATAACATGAGagaattaataaatcgtatagCCCAACAACATGTCCTACAATATAAGTCCAATAGTCAATTATTTTCTAAAATCGATTGGTGATAAAGGTATATCATCTTAGACTTATATGCATATCTCATGACCGTTGTGGAATAACTTACCAACACGGTTGTCAATTTAAAGGAGTGTTTGAAAACAAGATGTCGGATACATCACGGTTGTCAATTTAAAGGAGTGTTTGGAAACAAGACCAACTTTGCTTCAATTTAAGATGACCTCTTTCACAAACGATCGTTATAGCTATAGTACAACGCGAAAGATAGAGAAATCCTCAAATCCTTTTATCCACTCACACAGAAACAGAGCTCCATCAAGAAAACAAACAATGGCATCTTCAACTTTTTTAAGTTGCACTTCACTCTTAGCTCCAATTAAATCTATGCAAAGAAACAATCCTATTTGTTGTAATACCACAGTTTGTTTCTCACAATTTGCAAAAACAGCAACCCCATTaaacttatcatcatcatcacacACCATCTCTGGCTTCTCCCCACTGATTTCAAGTAAAACCCTAATTGTATCTTCACCCAATACAAAACCTAAATCTCTCACAATTGTAGCTGCAAAGGGCTATAAGATGAAAACTCACAAggtaattttaactcattaattatGGTTTTTGaggttatatacttatatatttttgttgaATTTATGATGCATATACATCTGGGTTTATGTTAAATTGAGGTCATTTGCGTAAATTGTTATAGTTTTGAATCATTTTCTTGAAATCAAATTCGTTTGCGTTATGGTTTTGTGGGTATATTGTTTTATTGTATACATTCAGGACCTTTATCTGCCTTATCATTTTCATTGCAAATAAATTGTTTTTCTATTCAATTTTGGAACGTATGTATGTAGACTTTACATACTCGTGTTGTGTGTGGTTATTGTTGTAGATAAGGGTGTGTTGATAAATAAATACTTTTAGTTTAATGGGATCAAATGCAACATTTTGTATTGGAATATAGTACAGTTGAGTGCTTTTATAGTTTCTAATTATCTTGAAGTTTATTTATTACACTTGCAGGCATCTGCAAAGAGATTTCGTGTAACGGGTACTGGGAAGATAGTGAGGAGGAGAGCTGGGAAGCAGCATTTGCTAAGAAAGAAGAATGCTAAGAGGAGAACACGTCTCTCTAAAACGGTTAGTGCTTAATCCTATGATTAACATAGAGATATAATTTTGCTCTCGTGATTAAACTAAATGACTCGATACCATTTATTG comes from Rutidosis leptorrhynchoides isolate AG116_Rl617_1_P2 chromosome 4, CSIRO_AGI_Rlap_v1, whole genome shotgun sequence and encodes:
- the LOC139904127 gene encoding large ribosomal subunit protein bL35c-like, whose amino-acid sequence is MASSTFLSCTSLLAPIKSMQRNNPICCNTTVCFSQFAKTATPLNLSSSSHTISGFSPLISSKTLIVSSPNTKPKSLTIVAAKGYKMKTHKASAKRFRVTGTGKIVRRRAGKQHLLRKKNAKRRTRLSKTVQVDRCDYNNVIGALPYLKVNRAN